Below is a genomic region from Flammeovirgaceae bacterium SG7u.111.
CGGTGGTAAGCCCGCCGCACTTCGTAAGCTTGATATTTACCCCGTGGAAACTACCTGCGCAATTGGCTACATCTTCGGGCAAGATGCAGCTCTCGTCGGCTAGGCAGGGCAATGCGCTGTGCTTAAAAACTTCTTTCATGCCTTCCGTGTTAGCCGCTTTGAGCGGCTGCTCCAAAAATTCCACGCCCAGCTGTTTCATTTCTTCCGAAAAACGGATGGCCTGTTCAGCTTCCCAAGCGCAGTTGGCATCTATGCGGAAAATGGCATCGGTATGCTTTCGTAGGGCTTTCACTATCTCCAAATCATGTTCCGTGCCCAGTTTTATTTTGTAGAGAGGCCAGGGCATGGCTTTCATTTTTTCAATCATTCTTTCCACCTCGTCTATGCCCAGTGTATAATTGGTCATGGGCTTTTTAGTCGCATCTAATTCCCATATTTCATAAAGAGGCTTTCCGAGCTTTTTCCCATACCAGTCCCATGCGGCAATATCGAGTGCGCACTGGGCAAAAGAGTGTCCTTTCAGTACTTCGTTCATTTGCTCCCATAAGGCTTGCGGAGTTTCTGGGAATTCGGAGGGCAACTGCTTTGCAGCCTCTTCCAGAGCATTCCAGTTTTCTTGGCGGGGCACATTGTAGTACGTACTAGCCGTGGCTTCGCCATAGCCGATAACTCCGTCATGTTCAAGTTCCACCACCAACGTTTCCTGCACATCGCGGGCGCTATGTGCTATACGGAAGGTATTTTTAAGCCTAAGGTCGAATTTGTGAAGAGTGAGTTTCATTGCGTGGTTGGTTTTAAGCAGTTATTCAGAGTGCTTTGTGATCAAGGTTTTATGTTGGAGACAAGATTATCTAATTGTACCCATTTTTGATAAATACCTTATATGGATGAAATTGAAAATTATCATGAGACTGATAATAAGTTTAAACATACTTCTATGTAATCAAAATTCAAGTGTTATCTTTGTTAAATAAAACATAATTATTAATAAGTGTAAGAAATGACAAATTTGAAAACCTTAATATTTACAACAATTATAATCTTTTTTGGTTTGTGCTCTGTAACAGCTCAAGATAATCCTCCAACAGTGGGATGGAGTTTTAGAACAAACTCTGGTAATACAGATTACCATCATTTCACAAGAAATAAAGCTGGAAGTGCCGCTGTCTATATCAATCAAGTATCTACAGGTCCAATTTTAAGATTATCTAGTGGGACTGCGACTGCAAACCAAGGAGTGAAATTTACATTTGAAAGTAATGGCTATTTAGGTATTGGGGCAGATATAGTAACTGAAAAACTGGTACTATATAAAGCAGATGGAACTCCTGTGAAAACCCAATATGGAAACTTAAGTACTGGTATTAGTGCAACCGATGGGTTTGTGGTTGGAATTGAATCTCTAGGTAATGGTATTATTTGGAATCGAGAGAATACCTTTATTAAGTTTGGTACTAATTCAGCTGAAAGAATGAGAATTCACGAAGATGGGTTAATAGATATATATGGAAACATACAGTCAAATGGATATAAGACTATTGAAAATAATACGGATTATCATCATTTTACGAGAAATAACTCAGGAGGTGCTGCTGTTTATATCAATCAAGTATCATCGGGTCCTATTTTAAGGTTATCTAGTGGAACTGAAACAGCTAATCAGGGAGTAAGGTTTACTGTTGCCAATAATGGAGCTGTTGGTATTGGAACTTTAACACTTGAGGATTATATGCTTTCAGTAAATGGGAAGATAAGGGCGAAACAGATAAAGGTTGAAACAGGTTGGTCTGATTTTGTATTTGAAGAAGATTATAATTTGAGAAGTATAAAAGATGTAGAGTCGTTTATAAAGAAAAACCAGCATTTACCCGATATTCCTTCAGCAAAAGAGGTCGAAGAAAACGGTGTTAACCTTGGAGAGATGGATTCTAAGCTTTTGCAAAAAATTGAAGAATTAACACTATATATTATTGAGCAAAACAAGAGAATTGAAAAACTGGAGAGGAAATTAGAAGGAAACGATATAAAGTAGTTAAGTCCTATTTGTGGTGATACCATTATTTAGATTTTAATCAAAAATAAGAACCTCAAATAAAATATTTTACTTGAGGTTCTTAAAAAAACTCCATATTATTTATTTCTCTTCCGCTTTTCTCTTTGTTTTATCCGCCATGGTGCGTTTTTATGCCAGTCGCCAGCCATAATCGATCCGTAAGGCAACACTTCGTCCACCACTTTTCCCAAGCCAAATTCTTCCATTTGCTTTCTTACGCTTTCGGCGCTTTTGTAAGCCGAGGGAAGTTCGCTGATGTCCACCTCGTTGGAGAAAAATCGGATATCCAACCCCTTGGTTTCCTCGGCGAAAATCTCGGAAATAGGTCGGCCGCCTTTCGTCTTTTTGTGAGAAGTTCGGCTCATGTTCCTTCCAGCTCCGTGGGGAGCAAAGCCCAAGTTGCTTTCCGTCGTTTCCCCTTCCACTATCAGCACGGGTTCAGCCATGTTGAGGGGAATTAGCCTTGGTCCAGTGATATCGGGCATAAACTTCTTATCCAAAGGGGTAGCGCCTTTTGCGTGGTAAAACAAATCCCCATCCTTAAAAACGAAATTATGTTCGTTCCAGAAGCGGTTTTCCACCGTTGCCCCAACCTTTTCTGCCGTAGCGTTATGGATGCAAATATGGTTTTGTTTCGTCCATTCTCTTATTACTTGCAAGGCATCCCAATAAGCTTGTCCTTCCTCTGTTTCGAAAGGAATCCAAGCGTTTTGCTTCAACGTATCTTTGGAAATTTCTCCCCTAAACTTATTTGCCATTTTCATTCCTATATCGAAAAGCTTTGCACCAACTCCTCTAGAGCCGTGGTGTGTTACCATCATGGTGTTCCCCGTTTTCTTCGAAGTGCCAACAAACAAGAAATGGTTACCGTCGCCTTGCGTCCCCAAGTATTTTCTTGCTACCTGAATCAGCTTTCTATCGTTTAAGATTTTGTTCTTTTCAAAAGCGTCCAACAGCTCTTTTGGGAAACGGTATTGCTCGTTTCTATCTCGTCCGCCGCCTCCAAAGTGCGTAGAAGCATGTGCTGCATCCATTACTTTTTTGGGGTCAACCTTCCCAAGGTCTGTAAGCATCACCGAGCAGCAAATATCTGCGCTGTGCATCCCAGGGTGAATGGCATTTTTGGCAACTACCACCCCTCCAACTGGGATTGTCCCTACTGAGCCAGAAGGACAGGCATCGGGCATGATTGAGCCACCTACCACTGTGGGCGTTTTCATCACCTTATTCATTGTCTGCATTACCGCACGGAGGTTTTCCTCTTCCAGCTCGTTTTCTGCCTTTATATTTATGGCAAAAGGAACGGTTTCTTTGTGAAGTTCAAGCATGGGCGCAGTTTTGAATTGTTCGAGGTAGTCCGTCAGTGCTTTTTCCTCCAACTGCTTTTCATTGATGTGATCAATGGCTTCTCCAAACCATTTGGCAGGGGCGTAGCCCAGTTCAATAAGTGTGTTTCCGTTAATGATTTTTCTTTCTTTCATCGTCCTTGTTTTTTCTGACAATACAAAGGTTTGAGTTTACTGCGCAATCTTTTTGCGTAGTAAAAAATACTTTTTAACTTTCTTGCATGGCTCAAAACAAAAACGCACTCATTCGCTATAAAACAATTGACAAATGCTTGCAAAACCGCTACCGTGAATGGACACTGGACGACCTGATAGAAGCTTGTTCCGAAGCGTTGTATGAATACGAAGGCAGAGAAGTGAATGTGAGCAGGCGAAGCATACAGCTAGATATTCAACTGATGCGAAGCGATAAGCTGGGATACAATGCACCTATTGTGGTGTACAATAAAAAGTATTATCGTTACGAGGACGAAAACTACTCCATCACCAATATTCCCCTTACCGAAAATGACATGAACGTCCTTTCCGAAACGGTGGAGATGCTTAAGCAATTCAAGGATTTTTCCCTGTTTTCGGAGCTGGGTGGTATTATCCAACGGCTAGAGGACAAAGTGCATACGGAAAAAACAAAGCAGTCTTCCATTATCCACTTAGATAAAAACGAGAACCTCAAAGGGTTGGAATACCTCGATGTGTTGTACCAAGCCATTTTGAAAGAACTGTGCCTAACGATTACCTACCAATCGTTCAAAGCTCGAAATCCTTCTGATCTCACCTTTCATCCTTATATTCTAAAAGAATTCAATAACCGTTGGTTTGTGGTGGGAAGGAAAGAGACAGAGTCGCCCATATTAACCTTGGCGCTCGACCGAATTTCTAAGATCGCTTACAACCTGAATGTTCCCTACCTAAAAGAAGATTTTCATGGGGACGAGTATTATAAAAATACGGTAGGGGTCACCGTGCTGAACGATGAACAGTTGAAAGAAGTCGAGCTCAAACTAGATAAACAAAATGCGCCCTATGTACTCACCAAGCCCTTGCACCATTCTCAGGAAACGGTGGAAGAACTACCTGATGGGAGTGTGGTCATAAAAGTAAAAGTACACTTGAACTTTGAGTTTGAAAGACTTGTGCTTGGATTTGGGCAGTCCATAGAAGTGTTGAAGCCAAATCAACTAAGGAGGAAAATGAAGTATATTCTTTCTCGAGCTTTGGAAAAGTATGTAAACAATAAAAAAGAACACCCTTCCTCAAATAGGCAGGGAAGGGTGGGGAATTGACACTAAAAAAAATACATGGGATTCCTACCTCAAATCCACCGAAACCGAAACAAAGAAACTTCTCCCCGGGGCATAAATCGCATTTGGCGTTCCTCTCACCGAGCGGTTAAGGTGTTCGTAATATGTCTTGTCGAAGAGGTTTTGGACACCCGCCGTGGCTTGGATTGATTTGCTGAACTGGTAGTTGATCTTTGCGTCCAGCAAATTGAAAGCAGGGGTGACGGTTTCCCCGTACTCTTCCGAGATGCGGTTTTGCGCCATCACGTAGCGGTACGAAAGTTCTGGAACAAGTTTGCCTTCCAAGAAATTGGCAAAAAGTACATACCTGATGTCCATCGGGGCGATTTCTGGCAAAGGTTCGTCTCTTGACAAATCTTGGGCATAAGTATAAGCAAAACTCAGCTGCTGCTGAAAAGCTCCAATAAGATGTTGCGACCAAGAAATTTCAAAGCCAGTTTTAAATGCTTCCGAAAGGTTGATAAACCTTCTCACGCCTGGGCTAGTAGGGAGCAGGGGGCTGAGTGTAGTATCAATACTGGAGGAAATGAAATCTTGTAGGTACGAGGCAAACAGGTCTAGTTTGATTTGGGTATCGGTATTTTTATACCCAAAACTGATATCCAATTGGTTATTTACCTCTGGCAGAATATCGGGGTTGCCGAGCATCTCATATGGGTCATTGCCAACAGGGAAGAAATTGATATATCGCTCAGCAATGCTGCCGCTCCTTTGTGCGCGAGCCAACCAAGTGCCTACAGAAAACCCTTTGCCAAGATCGTAGATTGCTCCAAGGCTCAGACTAGGGTTGACTTGGTTAGTGGCATTTATCTCATTTGCCCCTTCAAATTTGGACTGGATATCAGTAGCTTTCGCATTGTTGTATTCGAGCCTTCCTGAGAACACAAATTGGGTGTTGCCTTTTCCAAAGTGATATTCGGCAAACCCACTCATTCTTTTGATCTGGCTATTTTGCCAGGCGTTATCTTGTACGGTTTTCCCTTTGTTTGGTCCCATCAAAAAGCTTCTTTCTCTTTTACCATCCGCACTTTCTATTCTTGCATCGGCTCCAGCATAGAGCGAGCCGTTATCAAAATGCCATGTCCCTTCGGTTCTTCCACCATAGTTTTTCGTTTTGGCAGAGGTGGATGCATCTACCATTCTAGGATCTAGGTTTTTGTCAAAGTTGTCCATCAAATGATCTACAATTGTTTCATATACCGAAGTTTTCCATGTGCTTAATTTCCTATCGGAAAAATTGATTTGATGGGAAGTATTGAACAGCCAAGTATCGTCACTGCGAAGGTCCATGGGGAGGGCAGGGAATTCAACATCTTTAGCCTTGTTTTTTGTTGCAGAGAAAGTCAGCGTTTGGTTGGGGGTGAGCTTGACGCCTAGGTTTGCCCCAAAACTATTCCGCATGAAGTTAGCAGGAACAGCTTCCCCGTTTCCATCTTGGTAATCGTTTCCCTTGGCAAATGCACCAAATAGGCTCAGGTCAATTACCTTGTTTCTTGCGCCAGCCATTGCTTCTGTTCGGAAAATATCCCCATTGCTTTCATAGCTTCCGCTTACCCTGCCATAGCCTCTGGGTTGGGTACTGAAGCTTGGTAAATTTGTCTTGAAATTGATAGTGCCGCCAAGTGCATTTCCAAACCGAAGGGAATGTGGCCCTTTATAAATATCGATGCCCTCCATCATGTTGGGGGAAACTTGGCTTATGGGCGGATCCATGCGGTTGGGGCAAGCAGCCGAAGCTGTTTGGCATCCGTCAATTACAATGTTCAATTGATCGTATTTGAATCCCCTAAACACAGGGTCAAAACCATAGTTTCCACTTTTGCGGATACTGTTGAACGCAGGGAGTTGGTTCAAGAGAGCCGCTGCATCGTGGGCGGCTTTATCTTGGTAGTCGATGGCGAGCGATTGTTTTTGATCTGCACTAGCGTGGAGGGCTATCACCGTGACGGGCAAAGTCTGGAATATGCGTGGTTCTTTTTTGTAAACCCCAGTGTTAATTGCCTCTTTAATTGTTACAGCCTCCAATGTCCATTTGCCATAGGAAATATGTGAAAGACTCATGCTTGTTTCTTCTTGGTAGTGAAAGGAAATGATTCCGTCTTCACTAGAAATCCCCTTTTGCGTACCATAGCTAAATGTTGCCCCATTGATCGGTTTTCCCGATTGGGCATCCAATAACTTGATGTTTGTGTTTTCTCCTTGAAAGGCAAATGAATAGAACGGCAGCGCCAGTGCCATTAAAAATGTGGCTAAATATATTTTCATGGTTCTTAAAAATCTTGTTGAAAAAAAGTAGCCACAGCCAATGCTTTCAACTGAAAACTTGGTAGTAGCTTAGATAAAAATAATATGTCTGTTAACAGAATTGAGGAGGATGGAAAATTGAATAAAGGTGAGATGAAAGCCCATTTTCCGCGAAAGAAAAATACCTTAGACTGCTTTCTTTACAAGAAGTTTTTTCTAGCTCGATAAAATGCACAAAACCGATGGGGTATTTTTCAAAATCGACAAAAAAGCTCAGCTTTCCCGGTTTGGAAGCTTCTTCCTTGATTTCTTTTTTGAGCTGGCAAGTACCTTGGCATGTGTTGATTACCCTGTCCCGTTGTTGGCAAAGTACTTTCATGTAGTAGCTTTTCATCAGTTGGTACTTCACCAAAGGCGCAACGGGACGAAGCATGCCAAGGAAGTAGCATATAAGCAGAAAAACTACCGAAAAAAGTTTGAGTTGATACCACATTTTGTTGTGCAAATCCCTTTAGCGCAAAGCTATTGAGCTTAGGGTGCACAACAAAAAGATAAATCTAGTTTGAATAGGACGTTTTACTTGTTCTTTGTGGTAAAACAGTGTTTCTAATACCCAATCAACACCGTTTCATCCAGCCCATGGATTTCAGGTTCTTGCTCCCTGCTGTTCAGTCGCCGTGCCATGTAGGTTACGTTTTCGTTCAAGTAGTTTTTCATTTCCCCCAAGCTGATTTCCTTGTTTTTGTTTGCATCCGCAGCTCCTTGCAAGCCTTTGAGGTAAAAGTAGGTGAGGAGGGAGTGCCCTTGCTCTGGGTACCACGAAGCCACTTGATCACCAGCCGCCGCTGTGATAATGGTTGCCCTTTCGTCGGCAAAGATCTTGTCTTTCGGTTTGATGAAGACAGGTGAGATATTATTGAGCAGCATCCCTTTTTCCGAAGCTCCGCTGAAGCAGGCGTCAATTACTACAGTGAGGTTTCGGTAAGGAACTTTGCCCAAGTTGGCATAAAAAGTATTCATGGAATAGCCGTTGAGGGAAACCAAAGAAGGTTCGCAATCCACGGGGATAAAATAAGGTTCTTTCGTTTCAGGGTCGGGTCCGCCATGACCGCTGTAGAACACAAATACATCCGATTTTCCTTCTTTCACATAGTTGAAGAGCATGCCCTTGTGGTTGCTCACATTGCCAAAAACACTATTGAAGTTCGCTTGTGTGGCATTCTCTACATAGATGATGTTCCCTTCCCTAAAGCCTAAGGCATCTACCAAATAGGTTTTTACCGATTCGGCATCTCGGAGGGCAAAGTCCACGGAGGGGACATCTTCGTCCGTATAATCCTTGTTGCCAATCACCACGGCAATGGCATCTGTGTTTACCGATTCCGCCTTGGGAATGTTGCTGTCAATATCTGAACTGATGGCAACAGGTGAAGGAAGTATGTCTTCTTTTTTGATCTCTGGTTTTGCAGGTGTCTCGGGTGAAATAGCCTGACCTGTAATAGTAACAGGTTCAGCTGGGGCATCGGCTATTAGCTTTTCCTCTTCTTGAGATAAGTTCCTATCTATGATTATCGACTTATTGTTAGTAATTTGAAACCTGTGTTTTTTGGCAAACCGTTTGGCTTGGTCGTACGTTACTTTTTTTACAATCAATCTTTGCCCAACTCGCAGTTTTTGAAAGCGAAGTTTGTTCAACTTCAATAGTTCAGCTCTAGAAGTATTGTATCGTTTGGAAATGCTATAAATAGTTTCCCCACGCTTCACAGTATGTACCACATTGATCATCCGCTGCTGGGCTGTAGCGGTTATGAAACTTAGCAAAAAGATTGTTACAATTAAATAGCTTTTCATCTAATGGGTGTAGTTGTTTGTCTTTGAGGTTTAGACGAAAATTTTCAGGAAAGGTTTAAGAAAGGGTGTAGGTTGTATGTTTCAGGTTGCAAGTTATCCTAAATTTATCTCTACACTACAAAAATGCCCTTTCCTGTGATTCACAGGTAACAATGCAGGGTGTTTTGATGTTTACATTTGGTCTGTGTGTCACCCAGAGTATATGCAAAAAGCAGGATTTTAGCAAATTGTAGGTTTCTGCAACCCCTGACGGGGTTGGTTTTGGTGGCATGCTATTTTACTACAATAGTGAAACCCCTACGGGGTTTTGTTCTAAATATATCTAAAAGAAGATGTGTGTATACTTTATGTGTGTCACAGACCGAGGCTACATAGAGTACCTGAATTTTTGGTGAGTGCGTACCACCCTGTTTCTTAGGAAAAAACAAAGCCAACCCGAAGTGTTGGCTTAATCAATTCAAAGTTTCTTTATTGGTCTACTGACCTTCTCCAGAGCTTCCACTGCTATTACCATTAGTTTCAGATTGCCCTTCTCTACTTTGTCCTGTATCAGAGCTATCCGTTTTGTCACTACCATCTCCATCTGCTTTAACTACAGAAATGTCATCTGGAGTGAATGAGGGCTCAATAACTTCTTCTGCACAAGAAGTCATGGATAGTAAAACAGCTACAGTTAATGTAGAAATGAATAATTTAATGTTGGTTTTAATATCAACTTAGAAATCCACGCTCTATGAGCGTGGTTAATAACCGCTCTGCGTGGCTAAGCCAGAAAACGGCCCAATGATTATATTCAAGAGTTGTCCCCACAACCGAAGAATATATTATGAGCCGTTTTCACAAATTGTCACATTCGATCTGGTATTGCAAGTACCATATAGTTTGGACACCTAAATATAGGTATAGAATCCTCGAAGGAGCAATAAAAAGGGCAGCAATAGAGCATATAATGCAGTACGCCTCCCAAAAGAAATGTATTATCGATACGCTGAACGTCCAAAAGGGCCATGTTCACTTGATTATCGATATCCCTCCCAAATATTCGGTTTCCGATGTGGTGGGGATCTTGAAGGGCCGGACAGCCATACGGTTGTTTTCAAAGTTCAAGAAGCTGAAGCAACGCCCCTATTGGGGCAACCGTTTTTGGGCAACAGGCTATTGTGTTGATACGGTAGGGCTTGACCCAGAAAAGATAAGGCTTTACGTGGAGTATCAAGAAGAACAGGAAAAAAAGAACGAGAGCTAAGAATAACAAAGTAATAAAATAGATTTATAACCGGGGACAATGAATTCCTTTGCCTCCTTTGGGGGCAAGGGCAGTTTACCCCCTTACAGGGGTTATCACAATTCCCCGCCCTTTGGGTGGGGATCTTTTAATCATTGTTTTTGGGTTTAGATTTTTATTGATTTGAAAATATACTTATTTCAATTAGAATTCATCTACTATTAGCTAGTGAATTTGCTCACTCGTAACAAATTATAGTAGAAGGGCAAAACAAACAAAGCCAACCCGAAGGCTGGCTTTGTTTAATCCTATAAGAAAATAAGTATTCAAAACTTTTACGCGTCTCCACCTTTTCCTGCAGCCAATTTGGCTTTTAGCGCAGCGAGTGCATCGGAGCTTCCAGGAGCAGCCGATGAACCACCATCTCCTAGCAATGCTTGATCTATTTCTTCGTCGATGCTCTTGGTCGTATCCGCCATTTCACCGTACGATTCCGCCAAGGCTTCTTGCTGATCTACTTTTTCCTTCATCCTTTCTAGCATACCAAGGGTGCTAGAAGAATCGATGTTGGCCAGTTGCTTGTTGAGCTTGGTAGTAGCCTCACTCACTTTGTGCCTAGCTTTCAGGGTTTTCAACTCATTTTCCCAGTTGCCTATTTGGGTTTTCAAACGCTGAACGTTTTGCTCCATTTTCGACACATTGGCTTCTTGGGTCTGAACCAATTTTTGAGTGGTGGTTGCTTGGGTCATTGCTTGTTCCTTGCGGCTTAGTGCTTGTGTGGCCAATCTGTCGGCTTCATCTGGAGTGATAGCGCCACTTTCTGCTTTTTGTAGCAAGAGCATGGCCTTTCCTTCATAATCTTTTGCCTGCAACTTTGCGTTTTCCAATTCTTTTCTTGAACGGATGGCCTCTGCTTTTACCACAGCTAGGCTTTTTAAGCTTTCGTTTAGGTCTTTTTTCAAATCCCTGATGCCTTGCTCGGTCATCTTTATAGGATCTTCTATTTTATCGATAGCTGAATTAACTTCTGCGGAGGCAACGCCAAATAATCTTTTAAACATGGACATATGATTTAGTTTTTTTAAGTCTAGTGGATAATAGTTTTATAATTATGGGGTAGGGAGCGTTATTTTGAGAAAGAAATAAGCTCGTTGAAATACTCGCTCAAGAGTAGGCTCAGTGAATTAAGAGAACCTTCCAGTTCGTTGAGGTCGAGGTTTTCGACTTGGAGTGTATCCCTGAACAACAGTTTCTTTCCTGTTTCGTCTAGGGTGAATGCTCCGTGGACTATCTCCCTATTTTTCTTCAACAATGTTTTGTAGAGCTCTAAAGATTCTGTTTTTATCTCGAAAAGCAATTGCTCAATGATGAGGATAGGCTCTTCGCAATCGATGACCAAATTCTTGATACCCGCATCTTCGTTGTCTACTACTACTACTTCTTCTTCAGGATCTTCGCTTACTATTTCGTATTCTAATTCCAATAGATAGCCTTTGATCTTTTCAAAATTGCTCATGTGTTCGGTTTTAAAATTTATTAAAAAAGTTAGGTAAAATATAATGAGTTACGTGATAAAATAGAAGTTAGAAATTGGAGGCAAGAAGTTAGAGAAATGTTTTTTTTGTCCCACGAAATTCTAGTTTAAGACCCCTTTACTGTCCTTCTTAATTTATCTATTACTTGCACTACCAAGCAGATTTATAAAGAGTGAATTGTGTTTTCTACATGAAACGGCTTACAATATAAAAGTTACTAATGAAATGTTCAACTAAGCACCTGTGCTTTTTAATAAAAAAACTTAGCGTCCTATGGGCAAATAAGTTGTCCATATTATTAGGAGAACGCTTGGTATTGACATTCATATGTTTTTTAAGCTCTTTGTGGGTTACATTAGCCATAGAAATGTACGGAACGATATTTCTATTGTTTCACATTGCATGGCTATTTTAGTAGAAAAGTTTATGAACGGTAAAAAATCGGTATGTTTTTTACTATAACTTACAAATAACCATATTTTCTAAAACATATAGCTATGAAGTCCTTCCGTCTTGTCCTGCTTTTTATATTGGTTTTGCATCCATACTCATCCTCGGTGGGTCAAGTTCTCCGCTTTGCTCCAGACTCTCTTTTTTCTGTGGAGAGTACCTTGGTGGAAGATGAAGTGGCATCAACGTATGCAACAGAGGTTGGATTGAAAAATGCAAAAGGGAAAAAGTTGCTTAAACTAAAGTTTGCGAAGGGAAGACTGATCGACGAATCAACTAGGTCGGTTTTGGGGGGAGTAGGGGAGAAACAGGAAGACTTGGATGCTTTTTGTGATTATGCCCATTGCAAAACGGTGTTGCTTCTGCCTGTGATAAAAGTAGTGCTAAAGCTCGATGAAAATCTCTATGCCTTGGCGGGTTACAACCGTATAAAATCACCTGTGACTATTAGCAAGCAGATTTTGATTTACGATTCCAAGAAAAGAAAAATCATCAAACGGGTTTCCTATTTGGGCAACCGAGCTAGCTTGGCTTTTTCCTACCATAAAGAAGCCCGGTTGTTGAACATCTTCGGTGGCTATGATCGCAGTAGGATTGTAACGAATGGGATATTTATAGTGGAAGATGATCAACTCAGCAGATTGGGAATAGAAAAGAAAAAAGTCAGTCCGCAAGAGCTATTTAATGAAAATAAACCTGATAGTTTTTACCAAGTAGATATTCCTTCGGGCAGGGTGGATAGCCGAATTCGCCCAAACCACACAGATCCCTATTGCTATCAGGTAAGCTTGGAATATTAATAGCTTTTTTTTATTCCGTAACGAGTTATATTTTATACTTTTCCGCCCATTTCGGATAGTCTTTTTCCACTAGTTTTTCAGGCCACCTACCATAATAGCTGTATCCTCCTCGGCGCTCTTGTTCAATCTCCTTTAGGGCATAATGGGTCACTTTATCACGCCCAACAAAAATGGGTCGGTTACTTTCGATCTCATAAAAGCGTGCTAAAAGTGGGGCTGCATTTGGATCTTCTTCTATCCAGCCGTCTTTCTCGCCATTTGAATCCAATCCTCTTTCGTATTTCAGCCCGGTAATTTTCGATTTCTCAAACCA
It encodes:
- a CDS encoding caspase family protein, encoding MKSYLIVTIFLLSFITATAQQRMINVVHTVKRGETIYSISKRYNTSRAELLKLNKLRFQKLRVGQRLIVKKVTYDQAKRFAKKHRFQITNNKSIIIDRNLSQEEEKLIADAPAEPVTITGQAISPETPAKPEIKKEDILPSPVAISSDIDSNIPKAESVNTDAIAVVIGNKDYTDEDVPSVDFALRDAESVKTYLVDALGFREGNIIYVENATQANFNSVFGNVSNHKGMLFNYVKEGKSDVFVFYSGHGGPDPETKEPYFIPVDCEPSLVSLNGYSMNTFYANLGKVPYRNLTVVIDACFSGASEKGMLLNNISPVFIKPKDKIFADERATIITAAAGDQVASWYPEQGHSLLTYFYLKGLQGAADANKNKEISLGEMKNYLNENVTYMARRLNSREQEPEIHGLDETVLIGY
- a CDS encoding TonB-dependent receptor, translating into MKIYLATFLMALALPFYSFAFQGENTNIKLLDAQSGKPINGATFSYGTQKGISSEDGIISFHYQEETSMSLSHISYGKWTLEAVTIKEAINTGVYKKEPRIFQTLPVTVIALHASADQKQSLAIDYQDKAAHDAAALLNQLPAFNSIRKSGNYGFDPVFRGFKYDQLNIVIDGCQTASAACPNRMDPPISQVSPNMMEGIDIYKGPHSLRFGNALGGTINFKTNLPSFSTQPRGYGRVSGSYESNGDIFRTEAMAGARNKVIDLSLFGAFAKGNDYQDGNGEAVPANFMRNSFGANLGVKLTPNQTLTFSATKNKAKDVEFPALPMDLRSDDTWLFNTSHQINFSDRKLSTWKTSVYETIVDHLMDNFDKNLDPRMVDASTSAKTKNYGGRTEGTWHFDNGSLYAGADARIESADGKRERSFLMGPNKGKTVQDNAWQNSQIKRMSGFAEYHFGKGNTQFVFSGRLEYNNAKATDIQSKFEGANEINATNQVNPSLSLGAIYDLGKGFSVGTWLARAQRSGSIAERYINFFPVGNDPYEMLGNPDILPEVNNQLDISFGYKNTDTQIKLDLFASYLQDFISSSIDTTLSPLLPTSPGVRRFINLSEAFKTGFEISWSQHLIGAFQQQLSFAYTYAQDLSRDEPLPEIAPMDIRYVLFANFLEGKLVPELSYRYVMAQNRISEEYGETVTPAFNLLDAKINYQFSKSIQATAGVQNLFDKTYYEHLNRSVRGTPNAIYAPGRSFFVSVSVDLR
- a CDS encoding WYL domain-containing protein — its product is MAQNKNALIRYKTIDKCLQNRYREWTLDDLIEACSEALYEYEGREVNVSRRSIQLDIQLMRSDKLGYNAPIVVYNKKYYRYEDENYSITNIPLTENDMNVLSETVEMLKQFKDFSLFSELGGIIQRLEDKVHTEKTKQSSIIHLDKNENLKGLEYLDVLYQAILKELCLTITYQSFKARNPSDLTFHPYILKEFNNRWFVVGRKETESPILTLALDRISKIAYNLNVPYLKEDFHGDEYYKNTVGVTVLNDEQLKEVELKLDKQNAPYVLTKPLHHSQETVEELPDGSVVIKVKVHLNFEFERLVLGFGQSIEVLKPNQLRRKMKYILSRALEKYVNNKKEHPSSNRQGRVGN
- the tnpA gene encoding IS200/IS605 family transposase, which codes for MSRFHKLSHSIWYCKYHIVWTPKYRYRILEGAIKRAAIEHIMQYASQKKCIIDTLNVQKGHVHLIIDIPPKYSVSDVVGILKGRTAIRLFSKFKKLKQRPYWGNRFWATGYCVDTVGLDPEKIRLYVEYQEEQEKKNES
- a CDS encoding dipeptide epimerase, with product MKLTLHKFDLRLKNTFRIAHSARDVQETLVVELEHDGVIGYGEATASTYYNVPRQENWNALEEAAKQLPSEFPETPQALWEQMNEVLKGHSFAQCALDIAAWDWYGKKLGKPLYEIWELDATKKPMTNYTLGIDEVERMIEKMKAMPWPLYKIKLGTEHDLEIVKALRKHTDAIFRIDANCAWEAEQAIRFSEEMKQLGVEFLEQPLKAANTEGMKEVFKHSALPCLADESCILPEDVANCAGSFHGVNIKLTKCGGLTTALGMIKEARGLGMKVMAGCMTESTVGVSAVAQLAPLLDFIDADGPLLLKADIADGVRFNNGEIIYADKNGTGVSLRK
- a CDS encoding RtcB family protein translates to MKERKIINGNTLIELGYAPAKWFGEAIDHINEKQLEEKALTDYLEQFKTAPMLELHKETVPFAINIKAENELEEENLRAVMQTMNKVMKTPTVVGGSIMPDACPSGSVGTIPVGGVVVAKNAIHPGMHSADICCSVMLTDLGKVDPKKVMDAAHASTHFGGGGRDRNEQYRFPKELLDAFEKNKILNDRKLIQVARKYLGTQGDGNHFLFVGTSKKTGNTMMVTHHGSRGVGAKLFDIGMKMANKFRGEISKDTLKQNAWIPFETEEGQAYWDALQVIREWTKQNHICIHNATAEKVGATVENRFWNEHNFVFKDGDLFYHAKGATPLDKKFMPDITGPRLIPLNMAEPVLIVEGETTESNLGFAPHGAGRNMSRTSHKKTKGGRPISEIFAEETKGLDIRFFSNEVDISELPSAYKSAESVRKQMEEFGLGKVVDEVLPYGSIMAGDWHKNAPWRIKQREKRKRNK